Proteins encoded in a region of the Enterococcus gilvus ATCC BAA-350 genome:
- a CDS encoding PTS transporter subunit EIIC: MNAIISRIEKHQAFFEKVSRNMYLQSVKDGFLAVMPIILFSSVFLLVATLPKVFGVELPEFFTVGLMKIYNYTMGVVGMMVAGTTAKCLTDYMNRKMPEGRVINGTSVMIAAMCGFLLLAVSTTKNGNFTVGNMGTKGLLSAFVSAFIISNVYRFCISRDITIHMPKEVPGAIAQNFRDIFPFSFSVLACAVIDILARNFLSVPFADILIKLFEPLYIGAESYLGITVIWFLMSMFWFVGVHGPSVVKPAIQAVLLSNTADNMAQFIAGDKPSHALTENFSNFVGAMGGTGATFIVPFLLIFFMKSKQLRTIGKTSVIPCIFAVNEPLLFGAPMILNPYMLIPFVVAPIVNVWICKFFVDNLMMNGFIYVLPWATPAPIGIFLDTNFQLISIVLIVLLLTLDAFIYMPFLKAYDKVLLKQEAARTEGEAISGGIVAEKPIEEMKSADPDPEISLQINKLSDRENSLKVLVLCAGGGTSEQLANALKIGAEETKFNLVSKAAAYGNHYSLLPNYDVVVLAPQIKSFYKDIKQDTDKHGILLIPTKGFEYIELTREPAGAIKFITEKLTDSKLKDELASYLS, translated from the coding sequence ATGAATGCAATTATTTCACGTATTGAAAAGCATCAAGCGTTTTTTGAGAAAGTTTCTCGAAATATGTATCTGCAATCTGTTAAGGATGGATTCCTAGCAGTTATGCCAATTATTTTATTTTCAAGTGTTTTCTTACTTGTCGCGACACTTCCTAAAGTATTTGGGGTAGAATTGCCAGAATTTTTTACTGTTGGTTTGATGAAAATCTACAACTATACGATGGGTGTTGTTGGAATGATGGTGGCTGGAACAACTGCTAAATGTTTGACTGATTACATGAATCGTAAAATGCCTGAAGGCAGAGTCATTAACGGGACGTCTGTTATGATTGCAGCGATGTGTGGTTTTTTATTGTTAGCGGTATCTACAACTAAAAATGGTAATTTCACGGTAGGAAATATGGGGACAAAAGGCTTATTATCAGCATTTGTTTCAGCGTTCATCATTTCCAATGTGTATCGCTTCTGTATTTCAAGAGATATCACAATCCATATGCCAAAAGAAGTTCCAGGAGCGATTGCGCAGAACTTTCGCGATATTTTTCCGTTTTCTTTTTCCGTATTAGCTTGTGCAGTAATCGATATTCTTGCTCGGAATTTTCTAAGCGTACCTTTCGCAGATATTTTGATTAAGTTGTTCGAACCATTGTATATTGGTGCAGAATCTTATCTAGGGATTACGGTTATCTGGTTCTTGATGTCAATGTTTTGGTTTGTCGGAGTTCATGGACCATCTGTTGTCAAACCAGCAATCCAAGCGGTATTACTTTCAAATACAGCAGATAACATGGCTCAGTTTATTGCGGGGGATAAACCTAGTCACGCCCTGACTGAAAATTTCAGTAATTTCGTAGGAGCGATGGGAGGAACTGGAGCAACGTTTATCGTACCATTTTTGTTAATTTTTTTTATGAAATCAAAACAGCTGAGAACGATTGGTAAAACTTCGGTTATTCCTTGTATTTTTGCAGTGAATGAACCACTATTATTTGGAGCACCAATGATTTTAAATCCATATATGCTAATACCATTTGTGGTGGCGCCAATCGTAAATGTATGGATCTGTAAATTTTTTGTGGACAATTTGATGATGAATGGATTTATCTACGTACTTCCTTGGGCAACACCTGCGCCAATCGGAATTTTCTTAGATACTAATTTCCAGCTGATATCAATCGTATTGATCGTGTTGTTGCTAACATTGGATGCTTTCATCTATATGCCATTTTTGAAAGCTTATGACAAAGTATTGCTAAAACAAGAAGCAGCACGTACTGAAGGTGAGGCTATTTCTGGTGGGATAGTAGCAGAGAAACCTATTGAGGAAATGAAATCAGCTGATCCTGACCCAGAGATTAGCCTACAAATCAACAAACTTTCAGATAGGGAAAATTCTTTAAAAGTATTAGTTTTATGTGCAGGAGGAGGGACCAGTGAACAACTAGCTAATGCGTTGAAAATTGGAGCGGAGGAAACGAAATTCAATTTAGTTTCAAAAGCTGCAGCTTATGGGAATCACTATTCATTATTGCCGAATTACGATGTGGTTGTTTTAGCCCCTCAAATTAAGTCTTTCTACAAAGATATAAAACAAGACACAGATAAACATGGCATTTTATTGATTCCGACAAAAGGTTTTGAATATATTGAATTGACGAGGGAACCTGCAGGGGCTATTAAATTCATTACGGAAAAATTAACAGATTCAAAATTGAAGGACGAGCTAGCGTCGTATCTTTCATAA
- a CDS encoding PTS lactose/cellobiose transporter subunit IIA, giving the protein MTTREEVSMIGFAIVAHAGDARSTLLEAMDCAKGGDFTQARTLIEEANESIVAAHKEQTKLLSEEAGGSDLEVSFIMIHAQDTLMTTMLFKDQAEYFINSYERITQLEEKLK; this is encoded by the coding sequence ATGACAACAAGAGAAGAAGTATCAATGATTGGATTTGCTATTGTGGCTCATGCTGGGGATGCTAGATCAACTTTATTGGAAGCTATGGATTGTGCAAAGGGAGGTGATTTTACTCAAGCCCGAACATTAATTGAAGAAGCAAACGAATCCATCGTGGCGGCCCATAAAGAGCAAACAAAATTGTTAAGTGAAGAAGCTGGTGGCTCAGATTTAGAAGTATCTTTTATTATGATACACGCACAAGATACATTAATGACTACAATGCTCTTCAAAGATCAAGCCGAGTATTTTATCAATAGCTATGAAAGAATTACACAGCTTGAAGAAAAACTTAAATAG
- the lacG gene encoding 6-phospho-beta-galactosidase has protein sequence MLNRVKELPKGFVWGAATAAFQVEGATSIEGKGKTMWDDYLIEQGRFLPDPACDFYHRYEEDVKLAKESGLDALRISIAWSRIFPDGTGEPNPLGVDYYHRVFAACHENSIEPYVTLHHFDSPKAIFDKGDWLNRENIEAFVYYAEYCFKEFSEVENWFTINELFALAMGQYITGIFPPCHHFDVTSAIQAQHNELLAHAKAVNRFKELGIPGKIGLIHSLHPVYPLTDSEEDKHAAKLTDAFRNRFLLDGSFLGYYSEDTMEAINEILSLNDAELEILPGDLDILARAAIQNDYFGLNYYQNDFVKSYEGESGNTFNGTGEKGTSSALRFKGMGQIVKKPGIPTTDWDWNIFPQGMYDILKDVSDSYPNCPTIYVTENGLGYKDVLKTDGTVCDDERIDFIDQHVAAILQARADGVDVEGYFVWSLQDQFSWANGYNKRYGLVYIDFDTQKRYLKKSAFWFKKLSDTRS, from the coding sequence ATGTTGAATCGTGTTAAAGAATTACCGAAAGGATTTGTTTGGGGAGCCGCAACAGCTGCTTTTCAAGTTGAAGGTGCAACCTCTATTGAGGGAAAAGGAAAAACAATGTGGGATGATTATTTAATTGAGCAAGGCAGATTTTTGCCAGATCCAGCTTGTGATTTCTATCATCGTTATGAGGAGGACGTGAAACTAGCTAAAGAAAGTGGTTTGGATGCGCTGCGAATCTCTATTGCTTGGTCGCGTATCTTTCCTGACGGTACAGGTGAACCGAATCCGTTAGGAGTCGATTATTACCACCGAGTATTTGCCGCATGTCATGAGAATAGTATTGAACCTTACGTTACACTGCACCATTTTGATTCTCCTAAAGCAATTTTCGATAAAGGAGATTGGTTAAATCGTGAGAATATTGAGGCTTTCGTATACTATGCTGAGTATTGTTTTAAAGAATTCTCAGAAGTTGAAAATTGGTTTACGATTAATGAACTGTTTGCATTGGCAATGGGGCAATATATCACTGGAATTTTTCCACCGTGTCATCACTTTGATGTGACCAGTGCTATTCAAGCACAACATAATGAGTTGTTAGCTCATGCGAAGGCAGTCAACCGTTTCAAGGAGCTGGGGATACCTGGGAAGATTGGCTTGATACACTCTCTACATCCGGTTTATCCGTTAACAGACTCTGAAGAGGATAAACATGCTGCAAAATTAACAGATGCTTTCCGAAATCGCTTTTTATTAGACGGTTCATTTCTCGGTTACTATTCGGAAGATACGATGGAGGCTATCAATGAGATACTATCGTTAAATGATGCCGAACTTGAAATTTTACCAGGAGATTTGGATATATTAGCGAGAGCTGCTATCCAAAATGATTATTTTGGTTTGAATTATTATCAAAATGATTTTGTCAAAAGCTATGAAGGAGAAAGCGGAAATACCTTCAATGGTACAGGAGAAAAAGGGACGTCTTCTGCGCTTCGATTTAAAGGGATGGGGCAGATTGTCAAAAAGCCAGGTATACCGACAACTGATTGGGATTGGAATATTTTCCCTCAAGGAATGTACGATATTCTGAAGGACGTATCTGACAGCTATCCGAATTGTCCGACAATTTATGTGACTGAAAATGGTTTGGGCTATAAAGATGTTTTAAAAACAGATGGCACTGTATGTGATGACGAAAGAATTGATTTCATTGATCAACACGTTGCGGCAATCTTGCAAGCGCGGGCTGACGGAGTAGATGTGGAAGGATATTTTGTTTGGTCTTTGCAAGACCAATTCTCTTGGGCTAATGGTTATAACAAGCGCTATGGTTTAGTGTATATAGATTTTGATACTCAAAAACGCTATTTAAAGAAAAGTGCGTTTTGGTTCAAAAAATTATCTGATACAAGATCGTAA
- a CDS encoding 2-dehydro-3-deoxygalactonokinase, which translates to MVDEYMIKDIITIDVGTTNTRVSLWRDEELQEVFVYSQGVQKASLAGNNDTVKKILECSIKKLFKKYNILAEKTVIIASGMITSAFGLVEIPHLNAPVGIQELAISMKQFSFPEVCPQPIWFIPGVKTQCQDKSRLSSIQYDVMRGEETEAMAVFSLLKPTISDEHIFVMPGTHTKFIKLDKNGRIVKSKTATTGEILSLLTKKSLIATDVHHRFYDELDESYLLSGFHSARSNGIGSAVFDVRILGQTHNASRNQRANYLLGAVLSSDIQLLENFLEPNETVVLTGKKELREAIHVILNDLDNFSHPIIIIEANDLAGRGALLAGKKRGLLRKEG; encoded by the coding sequence GTGGTAGATGAATATATGATAAAAGATATTATTACTATTGATGTAGGAACAACAAATACTAGAGTTAGCTTGTGGCGAGATGAAGAATTACAGGAAGTTTTTGTCTATTCACAAGGTGTTCAGAAAGCATCATTGGCGGGGAATAATGATACGGTGAAAAAAATTTTGGAGTGTTCAATCAAAAAATTGTTCAAAAAATATAATATTTTGGCGGAGAAAACAGTGATTATCGCTTCAGGAATGATAACTTCTGCTTTTGGACTTGTTGAGATTCCTCATTTGAATGCACCAGTAGGAATTCAAGAATTAGCAATATCGATGAAGCAATTTTCATTTCCCGAGGTTTGCCCGCAGCCTATCTGGTTCATTCCTGGTGTAAAAACTCAATGTCAAGACAAGTCACGGCTTTCTTCGATTCAATATGATGTGATGCGGGGAGAAGAAACAGAGGCGATGGCAGTATTTTCATTGCTGAAACCGACGATTTCTGATGAGCATATCTTTGTAATGCCTGGAACACATACCAAGTTTATCAAACTGGATAAGAACGGTAGGATTGTTAAATCAAAAACTGCTACCACAGGGGAGATACTTTCATTATTGACCAAGAAATCGTTGATAGCTACAGATGTTCATCATCGTTTCTATGATGAATTAGATGAGTCATATTTGTTATCAGGATTTCATTCTGCTAGGAGTAACGGTATTGGCAGTGCTGTATTTGATGTACGCATATTGGGGCAAACTCATAATGCTTCGCGGAATCAGCGAGCAAATTATTTGTTGGGGGCCGTACTTTCTTCGGATATCCAACTATTAGAAAATTTTTTAGAACCCAATGAAACAGTAGTACTGACTGGCAAAAAGGAGCTTAGAGAGGCGATACATGTCATTCTCAATGACTTAGATAATTTTAGCCATCCTATCATAATCATTGAAGCTAACGATTTAGCTGGTCGAGGTGCATTATTGGCTGGAAAAAAAAGGGGATTGTTAAGAAAAGAGGGATAA
- the dgoD gene encoding galactonate dehydratase, with amino-acid sequence MKITGYKTYMVPPRWLFLKIETDEGIAGWGEPVIEGKAASVETAVHEFMDQLLGDDPSAIEGCWSKMYRSSFYRGGPILMSAIAGIDQALWDIKGKTMGQPVFQLLGGAVRNKIKVYSWVGGDRPHDVGAAALERKNSGFKAIKMNATEEMQIIDSYEKIDEVVHRIEAVRDACGPYFGIAVDFHGRIHKPMAKVLAKAIARFNLLFIEEPVLSENNKALSAITQLVETPIATGERMFSRWDFKNILESNNVDIIQPDLSHAGGITECKKIANMAEAYDVAVAFHCPLGPIALAACLQLDAVVQNAFIQEQSLGIHYNDGNDLMDYIKNPEIFEYEDGYVKIPQLPGLGVIVDEELVIEKSKIPHNWHNPVWRHEDGSIAEW; translated from the coding sequence ATGAAGATTACGGGATATAAAACGTATATGGTGCCTCCTAGATGGCTATTCTTAAAAATCGAAACGGATGAAGGTATTGCCGGTTGGGGCGAACCCGTTATTGAAGGAAAAGCGGCAAGTGTCGAAACAGCAGTTCATGAGTTTATGGATCAGTTGCTAGGTGATGATCCATCAGCTATTGAAGGCTGTTGGTCAAAAATGTACCGCAGCAGTTTTTACCGAGGTGGTCCCATATTGATGAGTGCTATTGCGGGTATTGACCAAGCACTTTGGGATATCAAAGGGAAAACAATGGGACAGCCGGTCTTTCAATTACTGGGTGGTGCAGTCCGAAATAAAATCAAAGTGTATTCTTGGGTAGGAGGTGATCGTCCTCACGATGTAGGGGCAGCGGCACTAGAAAGAAAAAATTCAGGATTCAAAGCAATTAAAATGAATGCAACAGAAGAAATGCAGATTATAGACAGCTATGAAAAAATCGATGAAGTAGTGCATCGCATTGAGGCGGTCCGGGATGCTTGTGGTCCGTATTTCGGTATAGCAGTTGACTTTCATGGTCGAATCCACAAACCGATGGCAAAAGTGTTAGCGAAAGCTATAGCACGCTTTAATCTGTTGTTCATTGAAGAACCGGTATTGTCAGAAAATAATAAAGCACTAAGTGCGATTACACAACTGGTGGAGACCCCAATTGCGACTGGCGAACGGATGTTTAGCCGCTGGGATTTTAAAAATATTTTAGAGAGCAACAATGTTGATATTATTCAACCGGATTTATCACATGCTGGAGGGATTACTGAGTGTAAAAAGATCGCAAACATGGCAGAAGCGTATGATGTTGCTGTAGCCTTCCATTGTCCGCTAGGCCCGATCGCTTTAGCTGCGTGTCTGCAGCTAGATGCTGTTGTTCAAAATGCATTTATTCAAGAACAAAGTCTTGGAATCCATTACAATGATGGCAATGATCTGATGGACTACATTAAGAATCCAGAAATTTTCGAGTATGAAGACGGTTATGTAAAAATCCCACAGTTACCAGGATTGGGTGTTATCGTGGATGAGGAGTTGGTGATTGAAAAATCAAAAATCCCTCATAATTGGCATAACCCCGTTTGGCGACATGAAGACGGAAGTATCGCGGAGTGGTAG
- a CDS encoding LacI family DNA-binding transcriptional regulator, with translation MVTIRDIAKKSGYSTATISRLFKGDESLSITSDTKNKIIVTAKSLGYDLTKIKTTLYKIAILFWISEEQLKEDVYYQHVKDDLKKYSKKANLDLIFISKNDGVKSIPDDITGFIAIGQLTKKELYYLNQKGYKGVIRGINPLPEHFDTVEPDFHEMARQAINYFINEGFTKIGFIGGNFFNLETGKEEIDSREYAFRYHLEKSGLLNEKYIFSQGSFTVDEGYQLSLKMKAELNEDMPEACFIPSDTIAAGVLQGCHELGINIPKDMAVISINDDDIAKFVAPPLTTFKIDIEEIAKTCVDLLSDQLVYSRDISKKTLIGAKLTVRKSFIPKEEV, from the coding sequence ATGGTTACTATTAGAGATATTGCAAAAAAATCCGGTTACTCAACGGCTACTATATCAAGACTTTTTAAAGGTGATGAGTCACTCTCTATTACATCTGATACTAAAAACAAAATAATCGTTACAGCCAAATCTTTAGGATATGATCTGACAAAAATTAAGACTACTCTGTACAAGATTGCCATTCTTTTTTGGATCTCAGAGGAACAGTTAAAAGAGGATGTCTACTATCAACATGTCAAAGATGATTTGAAAAAATATAGTAAAAAAGCTAATCTAGATTTGATTTTCATCTCTAAAAACGATGGTGTAAAAAGCATTCCTGACGATATTACTGGATTTATCGCAATAGGACAATTGACAAAAAAGGAATTGTACTACTTAAATCAAAAAGGGTATAAGGGGGTAATCCGAGGAATAAACCCATTACCTGAACACTTCGATACTGTAGAACCTGATTTCCACGAAATGGCCAGACAAGCAATTAACTACTTTATTAATGAAGGTTTCACAAAAATTGGATTTATTGGAGGAAATTTCTTTAACCTAGAAACGGGTAAAGAAGAGATTGATAGCCGTGAATATGCCTTCCGATATCATTTAGAAAAGAGCGGACTACTCAATGAAAAGTATATTTTCTCCCAAGGATCATTTACTGTTGACGAAGGGTATCAATTATCTCTTAAAATGAAAGCTGAGTTAAATGAAGATATGCCCGAAGCATGTTTCATACCATCTGACACTATAGCTGCCGGCGTTCTTCAGGGCTGCCATGAATTGGGTATTAACATCCCTAAAGATATGGCAGTAATAAGTATTAATGATGACGACATCGCAAAATTCGTTGCACCACCACTTACAACTTTTAAGATAGATATCGAAGAGATAGCTAAAACCTGTGTAGATTTATTAAGTGATCAACTGGTATATTCGCGGGACATATCAAAGAAAACATTAATCGGCGCAAAATTGACCGTTAGGAAAAGTTTTATCCCTAAAGAAGAGGTGTAA
- a CDS encoding bifunctional 4-hydroxy-2-oxoglutarate aldolase/2-dehydro-3-deoxy-phosphogluconate aldolase produces the protein MELENYPKATAILRGYTYEEAMLIIRVLSEFKHFIGVEVTTNNSDHLKIIHDGKNRFGDKISIGVGTVVTVEQAEEAIEAGAEFMLGPQKFNDKIFKLAKRKGVLTIPGAMSPTEIFKMFEMGADIVKVFPANCLGPEYFNQVQAPLGSLPLMAVGGVDQTNAQNYLNNGASYVGIGSKFFEKSAVHQLNYERLMELAESFIDSLRVE, from the coding sequence ATGGAATTGGAAAATTACCCAAAAGCGACCGCTATCCTGCGTGGATATACTTATGAAGAGGCAATGCTAATTATTCGTGTTCTAAGTGAGTTTAAGCATTTTATAGGAGTCGAAGTTACAACAAATAATAGTGACCACTTAAAAATTATCCATGATGGAAAAAATAGATTTGGGGATAAAATTTCGATTGGTGTTGGAACAGTCGTAACTGTCGAACAAGCAGAGGAAGCAATAGAAGCGGGTGCTGAGTTTATGTTAGGCCCGCAAAAATTTAATGACAAAATTTTTAAACTAGCTAAAAGAAAGGGTGTTCTAACAATTCCTGGGGCCATGTCGCCCACAGAGATATTCAAAATGTTTGAGATGGGTGCTGATATTGTTAAGGTGTTCCCCGCCAACTGTCTTGGACCGGAATATTTCAATCAAGTGCAAGCCCCTTTAGGAAGTTTACCTTTGATGGCTGTAGGAGGGGTAGATCAGACTAATGCACAAAACTATTTGAACAATGGAGCCTCTTATGTAGGAATTGGTTCAAAATTTTTTGAAAAAAGTGCTGTTCACCAACTAAATTACGAGAGGCTAATGGAGTTGGCTGAATCTTTTATAGATAGTTTAAGAGTTGAATAG